In Pyrenophora tritici-repentis strain M4 chromosome 6, whole genome shotgun sequence, the DNA window CAACTACGGGACAGCAGGCTTCCTCGCAGGCTACCTCGAGCGCGCAACCGGCTATGTCTTTGGGTGGAACCTCTGCTCCTCCAGCGTCCTCTGCAGGAGGAGCCAGCAGCGGGTTCAGCTTTGGCACTACTGCTGCTAGCACAGCGGCGACTACTGGAGCTACCACCACAGCAACAAGCGGTGCGCCCACCACAACCGCACCTCCTGCCCTTCCAGCGTTCCCAGCCCCGGGTGGTGCAAGCTCAGCACCTGCCACCTCTGGAGCTACAACCTCCGCAAGCACCGCTCCAAATGTGTCCAGCAGGCCCACCGGAACCGAAGCTCCTGCTTCATCATCAAACACAACCACACAGCCAGCATCTACTTCTGGAGCCACTAGCGGTACCTCGGGAAACAATGCTGCTCAAGCTGGATTAGCTGCCTCGACAGCTGGGCCAGCACCATCAGCTCAGTCACGACTAAAGAACAAGTCCATGGACGAAATCATTACCCGCTGGGCAGCCGACTTGTCAAAGTACCAGAAGGAATTCCAAGCACAAGCTGAGACAGTCGCTTCGTGGGACCGAGCTTTGGTGGAAAACTCAGACAAGGTTCGACAGCTGTACTCAAAGACCTTTCAGGCAGAGCGAGATGCTGCGGAGGTCGAGAGACAATTGACGATTGTGGAGGATAATCAGAACGAGCTTGACTCGTACCTGGACCGATATGAGAAGGAAATTGACAACCTCATGAAGATGCACGGTGTCAACAGTAAGAACGAAACTTTGCGTGGACCCGATCAGGAGCGTGAGAGGACGTAAGTAACTGAAACCATGATTTAATTGACTCAAACTAACAAACACATAGCTACAAGCTTGCCGAGAAGCTTCAAGACCGCCTCAACGAGCTTAACAAGGACCTCACGGAGATGATTGAAGAAATCAACAACACTTCGCAAACCCTCAGCAAGACCGGGAAGCCAGATGATCCCCTAACCAAGGTCGTCCGCGTTCTCAACACACAGCTCGCTCAGCTCCAGCTTATTGACTCTGGCGCTTCTCAGCTTCAGCAgaagatcaaagaggcaCAGAGCGAGACACGCAGCGTTGGCGCTAACGGCTGGAACGGACTTGGTTCGGACCCTTCGGCCGACTTTATGAAGAGCGTTCGGGGCGGTCGTGCCTCGCAGCGGTTCGGCGGAGTATCGTAGACGTCTCGGCCTGAACATGTAGGATTAACGAAAGAAGGAGAGGTCATTGGTTGTTTGGACATGCATTCCCATTGGCGTTAATAAAGAAAGCCGCATATTGAGGATATACGTGCGTGCAAATTTAGTAGTACAGAAGCCAGAACTTAGTTGAATTCCCACCTTTACGCCTTCTCCCCCTGACCAaacccaccaccaccaccctCAACCGCACCCTTCCCCACAACCGTCTCGCCCACCACGCCATCGACCCCCCTCCTCCCCTCCGTCCTCTTCTGCATCCACACCACCCCCGCCGTCCAAACCCCCATCGCAATACTAACCGCAATCATAGCCCACATGCCCCTCGTGAAATACGGCGCAAAGTTCGCCCCATAGAACAAGATACTCCACCAAGCATTCACCGCATTACTCCCCATATTCATACTCGCAATCACCACAGCCCTTAGACTATCCTCTTCATACCTCAGCACATCATTCGCCCAAGCGAAAAACGTAGCCTGGCACGCATACACACTCCCCGCCCAATAATACATGGCAAAATGCACAGCCGTACTCTCCGGATACGCCAACATAACAGCAGACGTAACAATGCCCGTACCCGCAATCCAATACCCCACCATCCACCTCCTGCCGCCCCAATAATCCGTCACCGTCGCCCAGAACAATGTGCTTGCTATCCCCACGGCCGGCACACCCGTCGGGTAGTTGTTGTTTTGTGCGACGGTGTACTTTTTCGTAGGGTGCGAGCGTAGGTAGAGTTGTAGCAGGGCGTTTGAGGAAAAGGATTCTGTTTCGCCAGCGAGGATCCACAGCACGACGAAGAAGTACCAGTACCAGGTGCTGAAGCAGTGTTTGAGGAAGGAGAGGGATATTGGGGTGCGGTGGGGGACGGGGGGGATGCGGGATTTTGCGAGGGCGCGCTCCGAGGGGGTGAGGTAGGGGGCGTGGGTTGTGTGGGGGGTATCtgggaagaggaggaggcCGTAGAGGGCGACTGGGAGGGTTATGATGCCGTCGATTACTTGGAGGCAATTAGTATATTATCCTTGTCCTTTTGTTCTGTTGCCTTGGAGTTTTGAAGTTTTTCTGGTAAAGTTCCGTTCGGGATTGAACCTGAGAATTAGGAGTGAAAATGACGTGATGAACATACCAAACAACCATCTCCACCCACTCATCCCCCTTAACCCATCCATACTACTGTGAATACCCGTCTGAATAAACCCGCCAATCATCGTGCCTGCAAGCCCACTCGCAGTAAAGATTCCAGACCTTTTCCCAAGCTCTTTCTCTGTGTACCAGGATCCTAGTATGTAGTGTGTTCCTACGAAAGTTGAGGACTCGAAGATTGCTTGGAAGAAGCGGATGGCCATGATATCTTGTGGTTTTTGGGCCGCGGCTGTTGCCATGGTTAGGCCCGCCCATGCTACCTTTAGGGTTTGTTAGTTGGGAGGGGGGCTGGAAAGAGGTTTGGGAGACGATACCATGCATGCTGGGAAGAAGTAACGCGGTTTAATATAGTAGAGGGCTATGTTGCAGGGGACCTGGCCGATGGTGTATCTGGGGTTGGAGTTCAGGTTAGTGGATGATTTATGTTGTTGTTCTGACGCTGACATACCCTACGGTGAATACAGTGTTGATTTGGTTCAATTGATTTCCCTTGAAGTTCAACTCTTCCTTCATACCAGAGACATATGCATTGTTCAAATTGGTGCGATCGAGGTAACTTGATGCCGTGTCAGCTTTTCATAGTAGATTTGATGGCTAGGGCAATTTACTTCAAAAAGTACATAAGACAGCAAAATGACAAAATAAAAAAGTCGAGTTTTTGAACCAGCTTGCGCTCTCCAGGCGCATTCTGGTCGCCTCGGAGATAGGCGATGAAGCCGTTGGCCATGCTTTTAGTCGCCAGAACCTCTACAGGATGCTTGTTGTGGTGGAGAGCAGAATCTTTCAGAGGCGCGAACTATGACGCAGGTAACTTTTACGGAACCCAGCGTCTTGTCGAGGTTGTACAACAACTCCTCACACGCGGCGAGGGAGGATGACAAACGGACCAAAAACACGAAGAGCACGAAGAGTAGTCTTAATAGCCTATCAGATTTATTCCCAAGTCCGGTATCGTCCAATCACAGAAACGTGCCCTTCGCAAAAGACCCCGGTTATTTGCCTTTCGCCTCTGCCAGAAAGCCGTTGCCGTAGTTGATCTTTCGGGAGAAATGTTCCGACCCATGCATGATAGGATACGACGATACTACGAGCGAGATACGAAAGATAGGACAGATGCCGCCTATGGCTGACTCGCGATAGATACAATGGGGATACGATCACCAAGCCGCTGCACACGCGACTGCCGATATCGGTAGAACGTATCTGACGCTCAACAAGGCAGGTGTATCCTTACGAAAAGTAATAGTATCTCCCGGCCGAGTTTATGGAATACTGCTAGTAGCCTAGCCTTGGTCAGGCGGGTATGACGCATGCGGAGAATAGTAGTAAAAGTCAGGCTGGAGACGGCATGGGCAGCCTCGAACCGCGGCGCAGGTATACCGAGAGTGGGGAGGAACAGCAACGCGGGATAGAGACGGGCTACCCAGGACCTATAGTCGTTTCCTTTGAAACTATATCGTGAATACGTACTCTTGACTATCTTCAGAAACCTTGGTGTCGCAAATAACTTCTTCGAACATCATGTCATCCGGCGCAAACTGGGAGAAGATCGCTGCGGGGAAGCGCGCAGCTCTCGCGGAATCCATTCCGATAGAGTATCGCATACCCCAAGACAAGATACCACCAGAGTCGCAACTTGACGTAACAACCTGGCCCAAGGAATCCGGCTGGTTTACGGCGAATGAGCTTGAGATTACGGACAGCACAGCATCAGACATTCTAAAAAAGGTCGCGGCAAAGACATGGAGCGCAGAGCAAGTTACAAGCGCGTTTTGTAAAcgtgctgctgctgctcaGCAATTGGTACGACATTTTGTTCCTCTAGACTTGTAGACGCGGTTCTAATACGTACGCAGACGAACTGTCTCAGCGATGCGTTCTTCGATGAAGCAATTCAGCAGGCCAAATCCCTCGACGAATACCTCCGACGTACCGGACAGACAGTAGGGCCGCTCCATGGCCTACCCATATCACTCAAAGACAACTTCAATGTCAAGGGGAAGGATAGTACGGTTGGTTTTACTTCATTGGTGAATGATCCAGCAGTATACAATTCCACTCTTGTGGACATGTTGGAGAAACTCGGCGCAGTGCGGTATTGCAAAACGAACGTGCCAACAGCCATGATGATCGTATGTAACCCCGTATGATCAGCGATACAGATGCTTACAAAAAACAGGCAGAGTCTGTGAACAACACATTCGGTCGGACCGTCAATCCGCTAAATCGCAAGGTCACTTCTGGCGGCTCCTCAGGAGGAGAGTCTGCTCTCATAGCATTTGGTGGTAGCCCCTTGGGCATCGGAACAGACATAGTAGCGTCTCTCTTCCCTATCACACATCTGTGATTTCTAACAACACAAACAGGGCGGTAGTCTACGCATCCCAGCAGCATGTACCGGTATATTCACCCTCCGCCCCTCCTTCGGTCGTTTCACCACACAACGGTGTCGATCCGGTCTCGCGGGCCAAGAAGCAGTACAAAGTGTGAATGGGCCCATGGGAAAAACACTCGAGGATATTACCATGTACTCAAAAGCTATCGTTGACGCACAGCCGTGGAAGGTCGATCCAAAGATGCTACCAATCCCCTGGCGGCCAGCGGAACTTCCAAAGAAACTTAGGATAGCGGTGCTTTGGAGCGATGGTATTTGCTTACCCACGCCTCCTGTTACACGGGCGCTAAAGGAGACGGTTGAGAAGTTGAAGAAGGCTGGTCATGATGTTGTGGAATGGGATCCTAAGCTCCATGCGACTGCTCTGCAACTTCTGGTTCGTTTTCTGGAAGATTTACAGGAACTTGAGCTGACTGTTACAGGGACGCATGTTTGTCGCAGATGGTGGTAAGAGTGTTGAAGCGTTGCTTGGTATGACCGGTGAACCGTATCGACCTGAGATGCAACAGTACAAAGAAGCCAAAGAGTTGGGTGTCTACGAGATGTGGAAATTGCATACTGAGAGATCCGAGCTGCAGCGGCAGTACTTGGAGCAGTGGATCTCGATGAGTATTGACGCTATTTTGGGTAAGTTCAGCTGCTGCAACGATGCTATGGCTGGTACTGACGCTAAATAGCGCCTACGACTCCCTACTCCAGTGTGGCCCACGGTGACTTCAAGTACGTCGGATACACTGGCGTGTATAATGTCGTGGATTACGCAGCTGTGTCTTTTCCCTGCAAAGTATCTGTCGATAAGGCTATCGACAAGCATGTAGGTGATTATAAGCCTTTGAGTGACTTTTGCAAGGATGCTCATGATAGCTGTAAGTTACAACGTCTTGCAATTTATTGATATAAGTGGTGACTAAATTCTGACAGACAACCCCGAGCTACTACATGGCTTACCTGTTAGTCTTCAGTAAGTATAGAATTCGTGTCTCTGAGAATCATGTTACTAACGTCCTCAGATTGGTTGCACAACGACTagaagaggagaaggtgCTTGCTATGACTGAAACAGTCTTGCAAGCTATACAATCGTAGAGACTTGGATTTAGAACACCAGACCTGGTTCGGGTGACTGAAGTTCGAGATGTGATAGTCACGTTGTGTTCCATGTTGACTGAAGACGCCATGGTTTTAGAACGCTCCTTCCCACGACACTCGCAAAGCTGCACCATCCTCGCCGCAGCATAAAGAAAGAGCGTGCATCTGCCAAAGAAGTAAACAAGCACTCATAGCATGAATTCTGCGTTTACAGTCCCAATACGATGCCATGCCCAGACCATCCTCATACATCCTTCACGTCTCATCGATATTACAACTAGATTCCTTAACTTCCTTTTGTTCCGTCGACTTGCTTGCGTCTAGCCGCAAGCAGTCGGTCGGCTCTTGTCGTCATTCATTCCATACTTCAGGCAGACCGCTGTCTTACTCGCCTACCGATCACCTTGAAATCTTCAAACCTCACGTCAGTGCTACACTAACCTGGCATAGCCACTCTCTTTCACATTACATGTGCCCTTGCTCTTCACTGTCCTAAAAAACTTTTCCTCTCTCAACATGGCTGTGCCCATTAGCAACGAATCGACTAGGTTATGCGCCCGCAACAAGCCCGTACGACGCACGACAGCGGAGAGACTTCCATGGCTAAACGGCAAGACCCCCAGAGCACCAAAGGTATCCGTGGATGGGCAGAACAGTGCATCAATGGGCAGCCAGCATGGTATATCTTGCGACGGGCAATCTAGCGCTGTGGAATCTCCCTCACCAAACGCCCGTCCCTCTAATCGCAAGATATCCATTAGCACCGCTTCCAACCCTGACGTGGCGGGCAAGCCATCAGTACGGAAGAAGACGTTAAGCCCCACAGCTGTATCGGTGGCCGGTAGTAGCCCATCGCCAGTAACCAGACATAGATTATCCCAGGCTCGGCGAACATCCCTTGCAACCAACACACTGCCGCCGTTAAAATCAGCACGTCGATCATCCATAGCACAATCACATGGACCACAGAAGAGACTTTCAGTTGTGCAATTCAAGGAAGACACGGATGAGATAGGATCAAATCCTCGCCATAATGTTCGTCCTCGCGCTGACAGCCTCGCTCCtattcctgatcatctcgAGCATTCCAGCTCACCCGAGTCTGTCCGAGTGACGTTCCCGGGTGATGAAGAGTCCGCATCAACACCTCCTGCGGTCGTATCGCGCGTTCAAATGCCTCCCAATCAGCCAGTTCCAGCTCGCACTGCGTTTGGAAGAGCTACCAATAGACGGATAAGTAACGCAGTGAATGACCTGGAGCATATGGTACAAGAGGCCGTAGGAGTTGCCGAGGATACTCATGATCAAGATCAGGTTGAGGAGATATACGGAATCATCGAAGGAGCTCGGGGTGCACTCCAAGAAGCATCTGCTGAGCCTAGACATCTCATGGCCACTTCACTTCCACTGGAGGCATCCAGTTCCTCAAGTCCGGGTTACGTTGGTGGTCCGACACAGTACAATAATGATATCGCTCCCAATGTGCATCACGACCCTCATCAGCATAGAGGTTCTGTATCATATGATTGGGCCTACTCAAACAGGGCCGATCGAGGGAATGATGGGTCATCGACATCGTGCTGtgaagacgaggaagataTCTCGGAACTGGGAACACGAAGCGATCTACTCCTACCAAAGCTCGTTCAATCAGCTCCACGAGAACACGTAGACTTCGTTCTTCGCCCGGTCGGCCGAGATGAGTCTCGCGGTCGACCGCGCGGACGATCTGCTGACGACATCGGAGTTCATCAACACCATCATCGCCATCGACGTCACAGAAGCCATGAACACACAGGGAGACCCAAGGCTCGACACCAGCAGACAGAATCAGGTTACAGCGAATTCGACTCTTCGTACGAGACTGGGGAACTGCTATCTCACCCATATGGAACCCAACTTGCGGTTCGAGAAGCACATCATCACACATTCAGTCTTCGACGTAATCA includes these proteins:
- a CDS encoding putative nucleoporin nsp1 protein; this encodes MSFSFGNTNNNNSGGSAPNKNLFGAPASSSGGPTTLFGTTTNNTTSAPSSGGLFSSAGGGTSNLFGAGVSSTPASKPGGLFGGGQATSGASSTPGMGFGGGFKKEGDASKPANTGLFSGAGASTGGAATSSGPSFGFGTSAATPAVNKTSLLPSTTPAGPPPGGLFGQNNQAGSTSSLFNTKPTTTTSSGPGLFGGATSGQTAAKPAFSLGGNQATSAAQDTSKPAGSLFSGIGSTTPSSTPAKPSPFSLGATTTGQQASSQATSSAQPAMSLGGTSAPPASSAGGASSGFSFGTTAASTAATTGATTTATSGAPTTTAPPALPAFPAPGGASSAPATSGATTSASTAPNVSSRPTGTEAPASSSNTTTQPASTSGATSGTSGNNAAQAGLAASTAGPAPSAQSRLKNKSMDEIITRWAADLSKYQKEFQAQAETVASWDRALVENSDKVRQLYSKTFQAERDAAEVERQLTIVEDNQNELDSYLDRYEKEIDNLMKMHGVNSKNETLRGPDQERERTYKLAEKLQDRLNELNKDLTEMIEEINNTSQTLSKTGKPDDPLTKVVRVLNTQLAQLQLIDSGASQLQQKIKEAQSETRSVGANGWNGLGSDPSADFMKSVRGGRASQRFGGVS
- a CDS encoding UhpC, Sugar phosphate permease — translated: MANGFIAYLRGDQNAPGERKLVQKLDFFILSFCCLMYFLNYLDRTNLNNAYVSGMKEELNFKGNQLNQINTVFTVGYTIGQVPCNIALYYIKPRYFFPACMVAWAGLTMATAAAQKPQDIMAIRFFQAIFESSTFVGTHYILGSWYTEKELGKRSGIFTASGLAGTMIGGFIQTGIHSSMDGLRGMSGWRWLFVIDGIITLPVALYGLLLFPDTPHTTHAPYLTPSERALAKSRIPPVPHRTPISLSFLKHCFSTWYWYFFVVLWILAGETESFSSNALLQLYLRSHPTKKYTVAQNNNYPTGVPAVGIASTLFWATVTDYWGGRRWMVGYWIAGTGIVTSAVMLAYPESTAVHFAMYYWAGSVYACQATFFAWANDVLRYEEDSLRAVVIASMNMGSNAVNAWWSILFYGANFAPYFTRGMWAMIAVSIAMGVWTAGVVWMQKRTEGRRGVDGVVGETVVGKGAVEGGGGGFGQGEKA
- a CDS encoding Amidase domain containing protein; this encodes MSSGANWEKIAAGKRAALAESIPIEYRIPQDKIPPESQLDVTTWPKESGWFTANELEITDSTASDILKKVAAKTWSAEQVTSAFCKRAAAAQQLTNCLSDAFFDEAIQQAKSLDEYLRRTGQTVGPLHGLPISLKDNFNVKGKDSTVGFTSLVNDPAVYNSTLVDMLEKLGAVRYCKTNVPTAMMIAESVNNTFGRTVNPLNRKVTSGGSSGGESALIAFGGSPLGIGTDIGGSLRIPAACTGIFTLRPSFGRFTTQRCRSGLAGQEAVQSVNGPMGKTLEDITMYSKAIVDAQPWKVDPKMLPIPWRPAELPKKLRIAVLWSDGICLPTPPVTRALKETVEKLKKAGHDVVEWDPKLHATALQLLGRMFVADGGKSVEALLGMTGEPYRPEMQQYKEAKELGVYEMWKLHTERSELQRQYLEQWISMSIDAILAPTTPYSSVAHGDFKYVGYTGVYNVVDYAAVSFPCKVSVDKAIDKHVGDYKPLSDFCKDAHDSYNPELLHGLPVSLQLVAQRLEEEKVLAMTETVLQAIQS